In Geotalea uraniireducens, one genomic interval encodes:
- the extO gene encoding selenite/tellurite reduction operon b-type cytochrome iron-sulfur cluster-binding subunit ExtO, protein MPWKMLCIAVFLTAVIPLSPASGAENCRVCHREQLTGPHRAIGCSACHGDDRTTVRNPATAADRAARCVACHRGYDRLFDQAMTTRAPEQAFVAGTIGRTDGRFFATQCNGCHVRGCLDCHSGGHALSRPRDGICLTCHRGYFVGADYHGQAPREDAFRYQRGPQANGETFLPMLPDVHAEAGLSCGDCHSMASLVTGSKAAKRCTDCHRPDPRVIEHAIPAHLERLECYACHAAWAPQEYGTFWLRFTDSPRKQAQFGAVPHRDDYLKSAYLKKQDAPPLGLNAAGRVSPLRPEFILYLTDIRSERVVGQENRLLAARWKAYFPHTVQRGTVLCDGCHDNPRRFLLEPAVERLYRLRDDGLQLDSFWDRRGQRVANGAFLAPERIRKMAERTPAFTRSYLRKWKLLTGDAGGSSRH, encoded by the coding sequence GTGCCCTGGAAGATGCTCTGCATCGCCGTCTTCTTGACGGCAGTCATCCCCCTGTCGCCCGCTAGCGGTGCGGAAAACTGCCGGGTCTGCCACCGTGAGCAGCTGACCGGCCCCCACCGGGCTATCGGCTGTTCCGCCTGCCACGGCGACGACCGGACGACGGTGCGCAATCCGGCCACCGCCGCCGACCGGGCCGCCCGCTGTGTTGCCTGTCACCGGGGGTACGATCGACTCTTCGACCAGGCGATGACCACCCGGGCGCCGGAGCAGGCGTTCGTCGCCGGGACCATCGGCCGGACCGACGGGCGCTTTTTCGCCACCCAATGCAACGGCTGCCACGTCCGCGGCTGCCTCGACTGCCATAGTGGCGGCCATGCCCTCAGCCGCCCGCGGGACGGCATCTGCCTTACCTGCCACCGGGGATACTTTGTTGGCGCCGACTACCACGGCCAGGCCCCGCGGGAGGACGCCTTCCGCTACCAGCGGGGCCCTCAGGCCAACGGCGAGACGTTCCTGCCGATGCTCCCCGATGTCCATGCCGAGGCGGGGCTTAGCTGCGGCGATTGCCATTCGATGGCCAGTCTGGTCACCGGTAGTAAGGCGGCCAAACGGTGCACCGACTGTCATCGGCCCGACCCGCGGGTGATCGAGCATGCGATCCCCGCCCATCTGGAGCGGCTGGAGTGCTACGCCTGCCATGCTGCATGGGCGCCGCAGGAATACGGCACCTTCTGGCTTCGCTTCACCGACAGCCCGCGGAAGCAGGCGCAGTTCGGGGCGGTGCCCCACCGGGATGACTACCTGAAGAGCGCCTACCTGAAGAAGCAGGATGCTCCGCCGCTCGGCCTCAACGCCGCCGGGCGGGTCAGTCCGCTCCGCCCCGAGTTCATTCTCTACCTGACCGACATCCGCAGCGAGCGGGTGGTCGGGCAGGAAAACCGGCTGCTGGCCGCCCGCTGGAAAGCGTACTTCCCCCATACGGTGCAACGGGGGACGGTCCTTTGCGACGGCTGCCACGACAACCCGCGTCGCTTCCTGCTCGAGCCGGCGGTGGAGCGGCTCTACCGGCTGCGCGACGACGGCCTGCAGCTCGACTCCTTCTGGGACCGGCGGGGGCAGCGGGTGGCCAACGGGGCGTTCCTCGCGCCGGAACGGATACGAAAGATGGCGGAGCGTACCCCCGCCTTTACCAGGAGTTATCTGCGCAAATGGAAACTGTTGACCGGGGACGCCGGCGGTTCATCGCGGCACTAG
- the extM gene encoding selenite/tellurite reduction operon c-type cytochrome ExtM, with translation MLLTLLCCLFVGCAADDPDNVSCRACHARIEHASPAHPSCVGCHGGNGRARSKDAAHRTMFSPRNPSAPGAWEKSCGTCHPYQLGRVRSTLMQTNAGMIKNIQLTWEGTDGRRYGTGGEEVFDPAGKPQRLVGVAELDNTAGELYRKFCSLCHIGIENDVAYGVGHGAGCAACHYPRNERSEYRGDDLTMKWRAPAANSHRLEPLPGNDACFRCHNRSGRIALSYLGLYDGNSGQVPSRNGFPGPLMTSGGRNVTRIPPDIHYTRGMDCIDCHTSRDIMGDGYAYENLYHQVEIRCEDCHGSGTELPRWREIVRENEEPVRESRQYRQQMRPGMKMIVTASGRPYANVFYRDGKVRLLGKRSGRLFTCKVITGTPAHTIAGHGRLECYTCHSRTVVQCYGCHTTYDKSRIGHDFIKGMDTPGAFSETEDYRMLYPFPLALNQRGKVAPVTPGCQTFVTVVEADGTVSKSGYVTTFKGKRQLRFAPFYGHNTGARAIGCGECHGNPAFLGFGQHVVAGRSITGTLLCPKNEEKPLDGFQTMAAGRVQAFSAVTREHSRPLNEREVKRVMAANLCIVCHRQAADPIYRKELDYRALEDALHRRLLDGSHPPVAR, from the coding sequence ATGCTGCTGACATTGCTGTGCTGCCTCTTTGTCGGCTGTGCGGCCGACGATCCCGACAACGTCTCCTGCCGCGCCTGTCACGCCCGGATCGAACATGCTTCGCCGGCCCATCCGTCGTGTGTCGGCTGTCACGGCGGCAATGGCCGGGCCCGGAGCAAGGACGCTGCCCACCGGACGATGTTCTCCCCCCGCAACCCTTCCGCTCCCGGCGCCTGGGAGAAGAGCTGCGGCACCTGCCATCCTTACCAGCTCGGTCGGGTCCGTTCAACGCTGATGCAGACCAATGCCGGGATGATCAAGAATATCCAGCTTACCTGGGAAGGGACCGACGGCCGGCGCTACGGCACCGGGGGCGAGGAGGTCTTCGACCCGGCCGGTAAGCCACAGCGGCTCGTCGGGGTGGCGGAGCTGGACAATACGGCCGGGGAACTCTATCGGAAATTCTGCTCACTCTGTCATATCGGGATCGAGAACGACGTCGCCTACGGCGTGGGGCACGGCGCCGGCTGTGCCGCCTGCCATTACCCGCGCAACGAGCGGAGCGAGTACCGGGGGGACGATCTGACGATGAAATGGCGTGCCCCGGCGGCCAACAGTCACCGGCTGGAGCCCCTCCCCGGCAACGATGCCTGTTTCCGCTGCCACAACCGGAGCGGCCGGATCGCCCTCTCCTACCTGGGGCTCTACGACGGCAACAGCGGCCAGGTGCCGTCGCGCAACGGCTTTCCCGGACCGCTCATGACCAGCGGCGGCCGCAACGTTACCCGAATCCCCCCCGACATTCATTATACCCGGGGAATGGACTGTATCGATTGCCATACGTCCCGTGATATCATGGGGGACGGCTATGCCTATGAGAATCTCTATCACCAGGTGGAGATCCGTTGCGAGGACTGTCATGGCAGTGGCACCGAGCTTCCCCGCTGGCGGGAGATCGTCCGGGAGAACGAGGAGCCGGTGCGCGAGTCGCGCCAGTACCGGCAGCAGATGCGCCCGGGGATGAAGATGATCGTGACTGCCTCGGGGCGTCCCTATGCAAATGTCTTCTATCGTGACGGCAAGGTCCGCCTCCTCGGCAAGCGGAGCGGCCGGCTCTTTACCTGCAAGGTGATCACTGGCACCCCGGCCCATACTATCGCCGGTCACGGCCGGCTTGAATGTTATACCTGCCATTCCCGGACGGTGGTCCAGTGCTACGGCTGCCATACAACCTACGACAAGAGCCGCATCGGCCACGACTTCATCAAGGGGATGGATACCCCCGGTGCCTTCAGCGAGACCGAGGATTACCGGATGCTCTATCCCTTCCCGCTGGCGCTCAACCAGCGGGGGAAAGTGGCGCCGGTCACCCCCGGCTGCCAGACCTTCGTCACCGTGGTGGAGGCGGACGGCACCGTGTCGAAGAGCGGCTACGTCACCACCTTCAAGGGGAAACGGCAGCTCCGCTTCGCGCCGTTCTACGGCCACAATACCGGCGCCCGGGCGATCGGCTGCGGCGAGTGCCACGGCAATCCCGCTTTCCTCGGCTTCGGCCAGCACGTGGTGGCGGGGCGGAGCATCACCGGCACGCTGCTCTGTCCCAAGAACGAGGAGAAACCGCTCGACGGTTTCCAGACCATGGCTGCGGGGCGGGTACAGGCTTTTTCGGCCGTTACCCGCGAACATTCCCGGCCGCTCAACGAGCGGGAGGTGAAGCGGGTGATGGCGGCCAATCTCTGTATCGTCTGCCACCGCCAGGCGGCTGACCCCATTTACCGCAAGGAGCTCGATTATCGTGCCCTGGAAGATGCTCTGCATCGCCGTCTTCTTGACGGCAGTCATCCCCCTGTCGCCCGCTAG
- the extKL gene encoding multiheme c-type cytochrome (seleno)protein ExtKL, which translates to MKRHHVWGMITAALVVGLVIPAGAEQVGIGRQGTIAATKGKAKTLAELAKMYDSSSCIECHQDVHDQWAKSIHSRSIYGTGRTAATIKTTIINGLMEWPYSGVKSPKDVKVEHLMGCAKCHLPQLADAEDSVAQELVTTIYDWQDAMKNKDREKAGKLEEKLKSVNINCLVCHNRNAITHKWTDGYPQAGVVYGSKAGDHPAEQFSKMAVSPIMGEAIQCGQCHGLGPNLELDNPTQCATLYGSYLWAYKADGGQEQCQECHMRKSKLGHNIQSYRDPGMAQAAVEFKVDSMGEYWRDGSVIKPKAVVKVEMTNHAGHSIPDGUPTPNRLVLSVIAKTKDGEEVFNQEKIYMPVPQQLGRGDRMGRGPYEKSGLLEDTGLPPGRTVRERFDIFFPTDDVEEGGKWVKKILAHELEVEVKLWYLPFGTMNADPFLWQDVKKTVTISSTGK; encoded by the coding sequence ATGAAACGTCACCATGTATGGGGGATGATCACAGCCGCGCTGGTTGTTGGTCTTGTGATCCCCGCAGGTGCGGAGCAGGTCGGAATCGGCCGGCAGGGGACCATCGCCGCCACCAAGGGAAAGGCAAAGACGCTGGCCGAACTGGCGAAAATGTACGATTCCTCCTCCTGTATCGAATGTCACCAGGACGTCCACGATCAGTGGGCAAAGTCGATCCATTCCCGGTCGATCTACGGCACGGGACGAACAGCAGCGACCATCAAGACTACCATCATCAACGGGCTGATGGAGTGGCCCTATTCGGGGGTAAAAAGCCCCAAGGACGTCAAGGTTGAGCACCTGATGGGGTGCGCCAAATGCCATCTTCCCCAGTTGGCCGATGCGGAGGATTCGGTGGCCCAGGAACTGGTCACCACGATCTACGACTGGCAGGATGCCATGAAAAACAAGGATCGGGAAAAAGCCGGCAAGCTCGAAGAGAAACTGAAGAGCGTCAACATTAACTGCTTGGTTTGCCATAACCGTAATGCCATCACCCACAAATGGACCGACGGCTATCCCCAGGCGGGAGTCGTGTATGGCTCGAAGGCGGGCGATCATCCCGCCGAGCAGTTCTCGAAAATGGCCGTCAGTCCGATCATGGGCGAAGCGATCCAGTGCGGCCAATGTCACGGTCTTGGTCCCAACCTGGAGCTGGATAATCCGACCCAGTGTGCAACTCTCTACGGCAGCTACCTCTGGGCCTACAAAGCGGACGGTGGGCAGGAGCAGTGCCAGGAATGCCACATGCGGAAGAGCAAGCTCGGCCATAACATCCAGAGCTACCGTGATCCGGGGATGGCCCAGGCGGCCGTGGAGTTCAAGGTCGATTCGATGGGCGAGTACTGGCGCGACGGCAGCGTAATCAAGCCGAAGGCGGTGGTCAAGGTCGAGATGACCAACCATGCCGGCCATTCCATTCCCGATGGCTGACCGACCCCCAACCGACTGGTTCTGTCGGTCATAGCCAAAACGAAGGATGGCGAGGAAGTGTTCAATCAGGAGAAAATTTACATGCCGGTTCCGCAGCAGTTGGGGCGGGGTGACCGGATGGGGCGCGGCCCCTACGAGAAAAGCGGCCTGCTGGAAGATACCGGCCTGCCGCCGGGCAGAACCGTTCGCGAGCGGTTCGACATCTTCTTCCCGACCGACGATGTCGAGGAAGGGGGCAAGTGGGTGAAGAAGATCCTGGCCCATGAACTGGAGGTTGAGGTCAAGCTCTGGTATCTCCCCTTCGGCACGATGAATGCCGATCCGTTCCTTTGGCAGGACGTGAAGAAAACCGTCACCATCAGCAGCACCGGAAAGTAG
- a CDS encoding cytochrome b N-terminal domain-containing protein: protein MVRDFAKHLFPRVVRGDDLKISYTFCLGGLAFTTLLLLAVSGALLLLYYQPTPDRAFNSILFLESAVFPGRYLRALHRLASHLLLVLLFLHTLRVVLTGAYRHPRELTWVIGVALLGLSLFEAYTGYLLPLDQLAYWATRTGMELLASFPGGPALRAILVPDGVGEPLSLLRFYALHVVIIPLTLLALSFLHFYRIRKSKGLLPYL from the coding sequence ATGGTCCGCGATTTTGCCAAACATCTCTTCCCCCGGGTAGTTCGGGGGGATGACCTGAAAATCAGCTATACTTTCTGCCTCGGCGGGCTGGCCTTTACCACCCTGCTGCTGCTGGCGGTTTCGGGGGCACTGCTCCTTCTGTACTATCAGCCGACGCCCGACCGGGCCTTCAACTCCATCCTTTTCCTGGAGTCGGCGGTCTTCCCTGGCCGGTACCTGCGGGCCCTGCACCGGCTAGCTTCCCACCTGCTGCTGGTGCTGCTTTTCCTCCACACCCTGCGGGTAGTGCTGACCGGCGCCTACCGCCACCCCCGGGAGCTGACCTGGGTGATCGGGGTCGCCCTGCTCGGTCTGTCACTGTTCGAGGCCTACACCGGCTACCTGCTGCCGCTGGATCAGCTGGCCTACTGGGCGACCCGGACCGGCATGGAACTGCTCGCCTCGTTTCCCGGCGGTCCGGCGCTACGCGCCATCCTGGTCCCCGACGGCGTGGGGGAGCCGCTATCGCTTTTGCGCTTTTATGCCCTGCACGTGGTGATCATCCCTCTGACGCTGCTCGCCCTGTCGTTCCTCCATTTCTACCGGATCCGGAAGAGCAAGGGGCTGCTCCCTTACCTGTGA
- a CDS encoding ubiquinol-cytochrome c reductase iron-sulfur subunit, producing the protein METVDRGRRRFIAALAAFAALLLGRRFLVPQRRPAEERLTVEKRTIPPRGALVFRERRLAVIREGGEIYALSLSCTHLGCAVTVTPDRLACPCHGSVFDRRGNVLKGPAARPLDRFRVEDDGDRVIVFL; encoded by the coding sequence ATGGAAACTGTTGACCGGGGACGCCGGCGGTTCATCGCGGCACTAGCCGCCTTTGCCGCCCTGCTGCTGGGGCGCCGTTTTCTCGTGCCACAGCGCCGGCCGGCGGAGGAGCGTCTGACCGTGGAGAAACGGACCATCCCGCCGCGGGGGGCGCTGGTTTTCCGCGAACGGCGGCTGGCGGTGATCCGGGAGGGGGGGGAGATTTACGCCCTCAGCCTCTCTTGTACCCACTTGGGGTGCGCGGTCACCGTCACCCCCGACCGGCTGGCCTGCCCGTGCCACGGCAGCGTCTTCGACCGGCGGGGCAACGTGCTGAAAGGGCCGGCCGCCCGGCCGCTCGACCGCTTCCGGGTCGAGGACGACGGCGACCGGGTGATCGTGTTTCTGTAA